ccgtgtctgtgaccgtgtctgtgaccgtgtctgtgaccgtgtctgtgtcatgtgaccgtgtctgtgaccgtgtctgtgaTGTGTCTGTGACCGTGTCATGGGACCGTGtctgtgtcatgtgaccgtgtctgtgtctgtgacgTGTCTGTGACGTGTCTGTGACGTgtctgtgaccgtgtctgtgtcatgtgaccgtgaccgtgtctgtgaccgtgtctgtgaccgtgtctgtgaccgtgtctgtgaccgtgtctgtgaccgtgtctgtgaccgtgtctgtgtctgtgaccgtgtctgtgaccgtgtctgtgaccgtgtctgtgaccgtgtctgtgaccgtgtctgtgaccgtgtctgtgacGTGTCTGTGTCATGTGACGTGTCTGTGACGTGTCTGTGACAtgtgaccgtgtctgtgacGTGTCTGTGACGTGTCTGTGACGTGTCTGTGACGTGTCTGTGACCGTGACCGTgtctgtgaccgtgtctgtgaccgtgtctgtgaccgtgtctgtgacGTGTCTGTGTCGTGTCTGTGTCCGTGTCTGTGACGTGTCTGTGACGTGTCTGTGTCGTGTCTGTGTCCGTGTCTGTGACGTgtctgtgaccgtgtctgtgacGTGTCTGTGACGTGTCTGTGACGTgtctgtgaccgtgtctgtgactgtgaccgtgtctgtgaccgtgtctgtgaccgtgtctgtgaccgtgtctgtgacgtgtctgtgaccgtgtctgtgaccgtgtctgtgaccgtgtctgtgacgtgtctgtgtctgtgaccgtgtctgtgaccgtgtctgtgaccgtgtctgtgaccgtgtctgtgaccgtgtctgtgacGTGTCTGTGACCTGTCTGTGACCTGTCTGTGACGTgtctgtgaccgtgtctgtgaccgtgtctgtgacctgtctgtgaccgtgtctgtgaccgtgtctgtgacGTGTCTGTGACCGTGACCGTATCTGTgtctgtgaccgtgtctgtgaccgtgtctgtgacgtgtctgtgaccgtgtctgtgacGTGTCTGTGACCGTATCTGTgtctgtgaccgtgtctgtgacGTGTCTGTGACGTGTCTGTGACTGTGTCTGTGACGTGTCTGTGACCGTGTCCGTgtctgtgaccgtgtctgtgaccgtgtctgtgaccgtgtctgtgaccgtgtctgtgaccgtgtctgtgaccgtgtctgtggccgtgtctgtgaccgtgtctgtggccgtgaccgtgtctgtgaccgtgtctgtgaccgtgtctgtgaccgtgtctgtgaccgtgtctgtgacGTGTCTGTGACGTGACCGTgtctgtgaccgtgtctgtgacGTGACCGTGTCAtgtgaccgtgtctgtgaccgtgtcatgtgaccgtgtctgtgaccgtgtcatgtgaccgtgtctgtgacGTGTCTCCAGGATGTGTCTGTGACGTGTCTGTGACCGTGTTTCTGACCGTGTTTCTGACCGTGTTTCTGACCGTgtctgtgaccgtgtctgtgacGTGTCTGTGTCGTgtctgtgaccgtgtctgtgaccgtgtctgtgaccgtgtctgtgaccgtgtctgtgaccgtgtctgtgaccgtgtctgtgaccgtgtctgtgaccgtgtctgtgaccgtgaccgtgtctgtgacgtgtctgtgaccgtgtctgtgtctgtgacgtgtctgtgtctgtgacgTGTCTGTGACGTgtctgtgaccgtgtctgtgaccgtgtctgtgaccgtgtctgtgaccgtgtctgtgaccgtgtctgtgaccgtgtctgtgaccgtgtctgtgacCGTGTCTCGTGTCTCCAGGATGTgtctgtgaccgtgtctgtgtctgtgaccgtgtctgtgaccgtgtctgtgtctgtgaccgtgtctgtgaccgtgtctgtgTCTGTCATTTCTCCAGGATGTGTCTGGTGCGGATGCGGCAGGAGGGCCGGGAGGGGAAGTACATGTGTCGCTACATCGTTCACTCCATGTGGGAAGACGTGGAGCAGCGGAGCAAGATCATGGGGGTGAGTGGGGATATATTCATTTatgaataataatatatatgaataataataatatacgttaatataataaataatatattaaatatacTAAATTACTAAGAGAAGGAAGGAGCTCAACTGAGCTCTGTGTTTGTGGTCCAGATCGATGCACAGGAAGGAGGCCGGGGGGGTTATGGGGGGGAGTGGGGGGTAGAGGTTCTGGCCCAGGAGGGGGGGGTTCAGAACCAGCTGTAGAGGTTCTGGTTCAGACCGGTCCAGGTTCTGACCGGTTctaactggttctggttcagaccGGGCCAGGTTCTGACCGGTTctaactggttctggttccagatcGATGCCATGCACAGGAAGGAGGCCATGAAGGCCATGACTGAAACTTTCTACGCTGCAATCTTCGGATACGACGAGGtgaaactattattattatttttattcattaaagttgttattattgttgtttttattgtgtaataataattaatccccCTCTCAGGGTATCTTGTCTGACGACGGCGTGCTAGCAGCCGCTCTGTGGAGGAATCTGTTCAACCGTCAGTGTGACGACCCCCGTCAGCTGGAGCTGATGGTGGAGTACGTCCGTAAACAGGTGGgtgtaaccacggtaaccacggtaacgggGGGCTAACCCCGTCAGCTGGAGCTGATGGTGGAGTACGTCCGTAAACAGGTGGGTGTTACCACGGTAACTGTAACGGTGGGGTAACCACGTCAGCTGGAGCTGATGGTGGAGTACGTCCGTAAACAGGTGggtgttaccacggtaaccacgTTAACCACGTCAGCTGGAGCTGATGGTGGAGTACGTCCGTAAACAGGTGggtgttaccacggtaaccacgTTAACCACGTCAGCTGGAGCTGATGGTGGAGTACGTCCGTAAACAGGTGggtgttaccacggtaaccacggtaaccacgtCAGCTGGAGCTGATGGTGGAGTACGTCCGTAAACAGGTGGGTGTTACCACGGTAACGGTGGGGTAACCACGGTAACGGTGGGGTAACTACGGTAACGGTGGGGTAACCACGTCAGCTGGAGCAGATGGTGGAGTTGTTAGGTTTAAATTAGCATCAAACCCAGTTTGCAACCAAGAAAAACACCAAAGACCGttggaaatgatttttaaaGCGCTTTCTGCAGAAGGGGAAACAAAGTCGGAGTCGGGAGCTTTTTCTAAAAAATCTTTAAAGTAGGTATTTAGTCCTGGTGATGTACCATACCCTGCCTCCCTCCTGTTGAGACATGGAACTCCCATGGCTCAActcagccaccagggggaacagatTGTTCTGGGAGTACCCGTTTGTTTCGCACCACACAGAGGCCTTCTGAAGGTACAGTAGCACCTTCATTTAGCCAAATGTCTTTCTCTCTTCGCGGAGCATTGTTTTGCATGTCAATTAAAATTTGAGTTGGATGTCAACAGGGGTAGGGGTCTCGTTGTCATCATCCTCTTCTTCTTGACTTCTCCTCAGATGGGGAACTAAGTGGTTCTCCCATTTCTGAGAGTTGCACCCTGGCAGGTCTGAGGTTTGACTTAATTATCCTCTAGGGTCGGTTATCTCTATGTCCCTCAGATCCCCACGTCACCTTAGATTACTTGGTGTGGCAAAAcctgttaaattctgtctcctcaccttatttcaacccaagtggGTTATGGTTTTATTAAAGTAACAACACACGAGTTAATAACATAACGGTCCAGTGACATAACGGTCCTGGCCGTTCATGCTCGGGTGTCTCACACACAAAACTGTCCGAAACGGTCTGTTTCTAGATGAATCatatagtcttcaggagattcttaatcttttgtttgcatgctgcaaTGCAAGTGTATGCTCCTCTACGGAGACACAATAatgtgattatttaattttaactcCAAATCTACCAAGCCAATTGCAAACTGGTCGGTATCCCGAAATTGATCTGCAAGAGCATCAGCAGCTTTTACCATTTAatctatttattaatttttttagccTTCTTTTTCACCTTCCTCTTTACTCCTctttctcattcaaattaatcagaatgtatttacaaaagtcttaaaaaaaaattaaacacattttgggataaattctgatgcgtaaactacacataaacaaaaacTCATCTATATGTGGGTTTGTGTCTCAGTGCGtatatgtaaatgttttctCCTTAAACTACACTAACCAAACCcaattggtgcatttcagatgaacttcCAAACTAAATGGTGGcagcactgatcacaaatgtactttttttcccccagtgtGAACTGGTGTGCACTCAGAGTTCCTCTTTTTCTAAAAGGATTGCTCAACGggtttgtttcttctccttacacccctttctgtgtaaaatgtcactgacatgcatttgacagtaggctcatgaacacgCCCTTCTACTGTATCTAAACATACAGCGGTGCTCATTTTACGGGACGAAACCCAACCTGttgaagctgtcaatcatcagtacGTGATTTTACGACAGACAAAATATTGATATGTTTCAATCATACACATCTCATACTCACAATGGCAAGAATCACATTTCTATACGagcaaaacatacaaagaccgggtcaaatacagtattgcaaaagtaatctgcaaccTTTCGAATGGTGAATTaacccaatttgacaattctacgacACTATGCCtccattcagggcttagaatggTAGAAAAAGACTACATTACTCCATTTCTATGTCTTTTTCAAGAGGGGAGCTTCTCACTTGAAACACTAGCCAAAACGTCCTCTGAAGCTCTTGTGTTGTCCAGCAGACAAAAAGTCTCCCTGTGAGACACAGACCACATCAAAGAAGCCAgttatttgtatcattttaacaaaaccTTCCCCATAGGAAATTTCAACACTCAACTTATGGACATCCAGTCCCAAAATGAGAGGAAATTTCCATTCTTAGGCTTCACTAAGCCTCTCACTTACGCAGCCCCTCGTGAACGCGCACCCAGACAGGACATGCTGGGTCCGtggacttcgcggccatccattttttgttttgaaatgacaaaataaaaatagagaaataatccaaaataatccgtttcccatcttttgttttgataataaaaaacgggaaataataaatatttcctaataaataggaaatagagaaaagagttttccactcactgttttaattcccaatttcgattttcgaacacttcaatgaaatcggataacggataatggataacgatccgttttccgttttttagtatcaaaaacaaaagatgggaaattgattattttggattatttatttatttttattttgtcatttcaaaacaaaaaacggatggccgcgaagtacacggaccatGCTGGAGCGCGCTTTCACACACactgctacacacacacacacacacacacacacacacacacacacacactgctgcagccttacacacacacacacacacacacacacacacacacacacacacacacacacacacacacacacacacacacacactgctgcagcctcacacacacacacacacacacacacacacacacacactgctgcagccttacacacacacacacacacacacacacacacacactgctgcagccttacacacacacacacacacacacacacacactcacacacactgctgcagccttacacacacacacacacacacacacacacacacacacacacacacacacacactctgctgcagccttacacacacacacacacacacacacacactgctgcagccttacacacacacacacacacacacacacacacactgctacagcctcacacacacacacgcacacacactgctACAGCctcacacacgcgcacacacacacacacacactgctgcagccttacacacacacacacacacgcacgcgcgcgcgcacacacacacacacacacactgctacagcctcacacacacacacacacacacactgctacagcctcacacacacacacacacacactgctacagcctcacacacacacactgctacagcctcacacacacacacacacacacacacacacacacactgctgcagcctcacacacacacacacacacacactgctgcagccttacacacacacacacacacacacacagctgcacccttacacacacacacacacacacacacacacacacacacacacacactgctgcagccttacacacacacacacacacacacacacacacacacacacacacacacactgcaccaTGACTTCTGGCCCTGCAACTTTGCAGCAGCTCCTTTCTCTCCACTTTCacatctttcttttcctttttctgtctttttccaTTTTGAACGTTCAGTCAGTTTTGCTTTTAgccttaaattattttttatcttttaagtTCCGTATATTTTTCGCACAATATTTTGTCACAATCTTTTATTTACCTATTTTCAGGGACGTCCCGTCAACTAAGAGTTTTTTGGAAATTTACTTTAGGTTCAGCATAAGTTTTAGTTTAACCACGTATTTGTTATTTTAGCGAtcttttgttttaactttctttCACTTCATAAGTTTCGTtttaacagtttggttttagcgcTGATTTATTTAGTGAGCAATTGAaacttttatttcatatttttagAAACCAGAATATTGTCAATAGACTGTTTCAATTATGaacatttaaacaaaaacattagacaagacaaacattaaacaaaaaccattaaaaaacattCCAATAGAAACCTCCTCTCGTTATTCTGTACTTTAAAGTCCCTGACCTTAAAGCAGGTCCCAGACCGAGTGGGTGTTGTCCTTATGCACTAACCCCAGGCTAGTATCTATTAAAGTCCCTGACTTCAAAAGAGGGTCCCAGACCCGCGGGCCAACACCTGTTTCGCTAACCCCAGGCTAGTATACACAGAActcgtattttacacaaaaatacttcaATACCCCAGGTATTTAAGAGGAGGTCTCTTACCAGTCTCAGGTGCCTTCCCTGGCTCGGGGACCCGTCACTGGACCCCGGACCGGCGTTGGAAATTATTTTTAAGGCGCTTTTTTCAGCAGAAGGGGAAACAAAGTCAGAGCTTTGCAGAGCAATGCGGCTCTCTATGGATGCTCTCGACGAAATGCTTCGGTGGTTCCTCTTTTGCTTCACCCTTTTATTAAGAATTTTGACAGGAAATGACCAAATAAGGACAGTCAACAGTGAACAGTGGACAATGGGAGGAAACAGACATCTTTAGTTAAAGAGGTCACACATTGTGAAACAGACAtctttttcattatgtacttcgagaaaaaagtcggaatgtggagataaatgttttagtacaATTTAGAGTAATAAGGCAAAATGTTGGCTAACACTAGCGGCTAACACTAACGCTAGCTAACCTGTGTGCAGATGCAGTTCATCGACGCGCTGGACGGCAGCGACCTGCTGCTCACCGGGGAGGTGAagtggcgccccctgctggaggACAACGCCCAGAGCATCCTGAAGGTGGCCACGCCCACCTACAACGACGCGGGgctgtagccccgccccctggtctttagccccgcccctctaCCTGACCACGCCCCCTCAGCCCCGAGACCACGCCCCCTGCTGGAGGACAACGCCCAGAGCATCCTGAAGGTGGCCACGCCCACCTACAACGACGCGGGGCTGTAGCCCCGCCCCTGgtatttagccccgccccctctaccTGACCACGCCCCCTCAGCCCCGAGACCACGCCCCCTGCTGGAGGACAACGGCCAGAGCATCCTGAAGGTGGCCACGCCCACCTACAACGACGTGGGGccgtagccccgccccctggtatttagctccgccccctctaCCTGACCACGCCCCCTGCTGGAGGACAACGCCCAGAGCATCCTGAAGGTGGCCACGCCCACCTACAACGACGCGGGgctgtagccccgccccctgccaTAGACCACGCCCCATATACAGACCACGCTCCCACCGGCCCATATGCCACGCCCCCTGAGTcccgaggccacgccccctccgcCGCTGCCATCTTAGCTTCCTCTGCTCCTCTAGAAGCACTTTCTTCTTctcctggacctggttctggttctgttccagatccagaaccagatccggtccagaaccaggtccggaaccagaaccaggaccagaaccaggaccgggcCGATCCGGGTCGTCCCCGTCTCCCGATCACTCCGTATTTATACCacgctcttcttcttctgcttcacGTGTCATGAAGGTTCTGCCGGCGACCTGGTTCCTggcccggttctgacccggttcctggcccggttctgacccggtgcTGGCCCGGTTCCAGTCCGGTTCTGGCCCGGTTCTGGCCCGGTTCTGGCCCGGTTCCTGACCCGGTTCTGGCCCGGTTCTGGCCCGGGTTCTGACCCGGTCCTGACCCGGTTCTGGCCcgggttctgacccggttcctggcccggttctgacccggttcctgACCCGGttcctgacccggttctgacccggttcctggcccggttctgacccggttcctgacccggttctggcccggttctgacccggttcctgACCCGGTTCCAGTCCGGTTCTGATGTCATGTTTTTAAAAGTCCAATAAATGTTTGATAAAGTCCTGGCTCGACTTCTTCTTCTGTCGTCTCTCATTGGCCGCcggaggtcacatgacccggttctgacccggttctgacccggttcatATCACGTATAAAACATTGTATATTATGTAGATTTTCACTCACAgttaaacattaaaacaaatattgcatttgaatctccaaatgtattttaggTAAAATGCTTCGTCATCGTCACTTGTAATTATGGAGAGAAAGTTTAAAAGCTCCTTcagatctggatctggacctggatctggacctggacctggacctggacctggacctggacctggatctggatctggacctggacctggatctggacctggacctggatctggatctggacctggatctggacctggacctggacctggatctggatctggacctggatctggacctggacctggatctggacctggacctggaccttgacctggacctggacctggatctggacctggacctggatctggatctggacctggatctggacctggacctggaccttgacctggacctggacctggatctggacctggacctggatctggatctggatctggacctggacctggacctggatctggacctggatctggatctggacctggacctggacctggacctggatctggacctgccgCTGAACAGATTCCTACGTAGCGGGAGGTGATGAAGGATCAGCTGAGCAGCCGCTGGTGCAGCCGCCGCCGCATGGAGACGCACCTGAAGATTTAAGAGATTTTTCTTGTTTATCCGTGGTTCAATGGAATCTAAACGGATGGACTGCATCAAACTCTACGTTAAGAACTTTGTTGCTACAATCCCTCAATCCAGATATTATTTAATTAAATGAAACGCACCTATCATATGTGATGAAGCAATTGAGTTATTTGGTTATTCTTGGTTTGGAGATAATAGAAACAGACATATAAGAGCACCGAAGGGCTCTGGACGAGTTGGTCTTTTGGTTAAAAATGAACTTTTTGAACATTTCAAGATTAAAATTGTGGATAAATCTATGGATGGTATTATTGGGGTGTTATTTGAAAACCGACATCTGCAGtacagttttatgtttttttcctgTTATTTATCCCCAGAAGGATCTGTAAGAGGAAGGGACTGGAATACGTTTCAGTAATTTACTTACCCAAGTGTCTTCCCTTGATGTGGatgtttatatatgtatgtgtatatatatatgtgtatgtatatatatatatatatatatatatatatatatatatatatatatatacatccatgtcggactccgtaggtttttctggtcccctccccaatctgaccagcgatgacatgtttagacacatgctctcgctccgccgctggttgtctcagtggtgttcagaaaacgacgtggactttattgacaactgggagacattctggggaaagcccggtctgattagaagggacggcattcatcccacccgggatggtgcagctcttatgtctagaaatctggccaatgttattagacactccccctgacaatgcagggtccaggccaggatgcagagctgtagtttaacacacttctctgctgcttctcgaggaccaacgcctgccaacaaaactgtaggattgcactatgtaattagcgactctaaaactgtaggattacatgatattggcgactctggccaggtgcctagcaaaatagaagtggttgcagttccccgccctccaaaagttcaccaggtgcagcgttatagaggcgttaaccaagataaccttgtaaaaattaaaaccaatgtacatttggtaccaattacagaccgaaaaattagatgcggactactaaatatacgatcattaagctccaagtctctgttagtaaattatataattacagagagcaggagtgatgttttctgcttaacagaaacatggttacaggatgaagagtatgttagtttgaatgaatcaactccgcccggctactttaatcatcacattcctagaaacacgggccgaggcggaggagtcgcagcaatttataactcctaaccctaaccctaaccctaacctaagtgcaattataatacatttgaaagcctcatgcttagtctgaaatttccgagctggaaatcagagaagccagttgtgttagtggtagtgtaccggccccctgctggtgcgtatctagagtttttgtctgaattttcagatttcctttctggattattgatcagcacagataaattcatcatagtgggtgattttaacattcatatggatgttgaaagcgataatcttaaattagccttcgattctcttctagaatcaatgggtatctcacaaaaagtggataaaccgacgcactgttttaatcatactctcgatctcgttctcacctacggtgttgaaactgatggtctgttggtgtcacctgtaaactcccttttatccgaccattacttaataacgtttgaatttaattttgttgatgttgaagtgcaaaataggaggtattattttagcagatgtttgtctgatgaagttattgttaaatttagggaggccattgcttatcttacgacagtgcgaaatagtgatgtagtcgaggccagtgacctgggttctacctctgcagatgttgatttccttgctagtaacactgctgatctgttgcattcagctttagatgaagttgctcctttgaaaaggagggtttctagccacaggagcttaactccctggtataattcagatatccgcatgttgaaacaaaacgtgcgtaaaatggaaaggaagtggtactcttgtaggtctgtagactcttatcgtgaatggaaagatattctaatagtatttaaaaaagccattcgcaaagccagaacagcttattattcaacgttgatagaggataacaaaagtaacccacgttttctgttcagcactgtagccaggctgacaaagagtcacagctctgtggagccgtgtattcctgcagctctcagtagtgaggactttatgggcttcaacagtaaaatcgcgagaattagagaagaaatcaaccagccggttgtaggtgtttcttcagctttagcgacttccctaggctctgacttgtctctagactgttttgatcctatagacctccctgagctccCCGGTTCTGGCCCGGTTCTGGCCCGGTTCCTGACCCGGTTCTggcccggttctgacccggtcctgacccggttctggcccgggttctgacccggttcctggcccggttctgacccggttcctgacccggttctgacccggttctggccCGGTTCCAGTCCGGTTCTGATGTCATGTTTTTAAAAGTCCAATAAATGTTTGATAAAGTCCTGGCTCGACTTCTTCTTCTGTCGTCTCTCATTGGCCGCcggaggtcacatgacccggttctgacccggttctgacccggttcatATCACGTATAAAACATTGTATATTATGTAGATTTTCACTCACAgttaaacattaaaacaaacattccaagtgaatctccaaatgtattttaggTAAAATGCTTCGTCATCGTCACCTGTAATTATGGAGATAAAGTTTAAAAGCTCCTtcagatctggatctggatctggatctggacctggatctggatctggatctggacctggacctggatctggacctggacctggacctggatctggacctggatctggatctggacctggatctggatctggacctggacctggatctggacctggatctggacctggatctggatctggacctggatctggacctggacctggacctggacctggatctggatctggatctggatctggacctggacctggacctggacctggacctggacctggatctggatctggacctggatctggacctggacctggacctggatctggacctggacctggacctggatctggacctggatctggacctggacctggacctggacctggatctggatctggatctgccGCTGAACAGATTCCTACGTAGCGGGAGGTGATGAAGGATCAGCTGAGCAGCCGCTGGTGCAGCCGCCGCCGCATGGAGACGCACCTGAAGATTTAAGAGATTTTTCTTGTTTATCCGTGGTTCAATGGAATCTAAACGGATGGACTGCATCAAACTCTACGTTAAGAACTTTGTT
This genomic window from Cololabis saira isolate AMF1-May2022 chromosome 8, fColSai1.1, whole genome shotgun sequence contains:
- the LOC133448224 gene encoding ubiquinol-cytochrome-c reductase complex assembly factor 1, which translates into the protein MYRRPLRVAARSVLAAAARTQVFETEASRALAAVQLAAAGPDPATTPRRTLHVATQMLNVKETAQHSEDEVGAFTRLIEAMGFTGSLKYNKWKIKIAALRMYTCCVERVNYDDFFHRCSLPDTLNSWFLVAQLHVWMCLVRMRQEGREGKYMCRYIVHSMWEDVEQRSKIMGIDAMHRKEAMKAMTETFYAAIFGYDEGILSDDGVLAAALWRNLFNRQCDDPRQLELMVEYVRKQMQFIDALDGSDLLLTGEVKWRPLLEDNAQSILKVATPTYNDAGL